A single region of the Gasterosteus aculeatus chromosome 1, fGasAcu3.hap1.1, whole genome shotgun sequence genome encodes:
- the mffa gene encoding mitochondrial fission factor homolog B isoform X1: MNGAAFPSPMAEMAEMNRIQYELDYTEGISQRMRIPEMLKVAPQGREDPNLGSQEVPRSVIMQVPERIVISGDSNDPQYPRPRDLDLIQSTPLESLSLKTPPRVLTLSDRPLDFLEEEQQSAPDSEEVSQPQTRARRERSASENAAARQNNQLMRNDSAAAPSPPATVHPCPPLTVTEEEHSLYSPSGVLSFLQSTTRRAYQQVLEVLDENPRSKPSPRGGSASSSNPPHDSRLALSTYEATLDAGPDDMTVVDATTLRRQLIKLNRRLQHLEEENKERTKREMILYSVTVAFWLVNTWVWLRR, translated from the exons ATGAACGGGGCGGCATTCCCTTCCCCCATGGCGGAGATGGCAGAGATGAATCGTATCCAGTATGAGCTGGACTACACCGAAGGGATCAGCCAGAGGATGCGCATCCCTGAGATGCTCAAAGTGGCTCCTCAGGGCCGCGAGGACCCTAATCTTGGATCTCAGGAGGTCCCCCGCAGTGTCATAATGcaagtgccagagagaattgtgATTTCAG GAGACAGTAATGACCCCCAGTACCCCAGACCCAGGGACCTGGACCTAATCCAGTCAACACCACTAGAATCCCTTTCACTGAAGACTCCACCCAGAGTCCTCACCCTCAGTGACCGACCGTTGGACTTCttagaagaggagcagcagtccGCTCCAGACAGTGAGGAGGTG TCGCAGCCTCAGACACGAGCACGCCGGGAACGCTCAGCCAGTGAGAATGCAGCTGCCCGTCAGAACAATCAGCTGATGCGCAACGATTCTGC TGCGGCCCCGTCCCCCCCAGCCACTGTCCACCCTTGCCCCCCTCTCACCGTGACCGAAGAAGAACACAGCCTGTACAGCCCTAGCGGGGTTTTATCTTTCCTCCAGTCCACGACACGTCGGGCCTACCAGCAGGTCCTGGAGGTCTTGGACGAGAACCCTCGCAG CAAACCATCCCCGCGAGGGGGGTCGGCCTCGAGCTCCAACCCCCCGCATGACTCCAG GCTCGCACTGTCAACGTATGAAGCCACGCTGGACGCGGGGCCCGACGACATGACCGTGGTGGATGCCACAACGCTACGGCGTCAG CTCATCAAGTTGAACCGAAGGCTGCAGCACTTGGAAGAGGAGAACAAAGAGCGAACGAAGCGAGAGATGATCCTGTACTCGGTCACCGTAGCTTTCTGGCTCGTCAACACCTGGGTGTGGTTGCGACGTTGA
- the mffa gene encoding mitochondrial fission factor homolog B isoform X3, with product MNGAAFPSPMAEMAEMNRIQYELDYTEGISQRMRIPEMLKVAPQGREDPNLGSQEVPRSVIMQVPERIVISGDSNDPQYPRPRDLDLIQSTPLESLSLKTPPRVLTLSDRPLDFLEEEQQSAPDSEEVSQPQTRARRERSASENAAARQNNQLMRNDSAKPSPRGGSASSSNPPHDSRLALSTYEATLDAGPDDMTVVDATTLRRQLIKLNRRLQHLEEENKERTKREMILYSVTVAFWLVNTWVWLRR from the exons ATGAACGGGGCGGCATTCCCTTCCCCCATGGCGGAGATGGCAGAGATGAATCGTATCCAGTATGAGCTGGACTACACCGAAGGGATCAGCCAGAGGATGCGCATCCCTGAGATGCTCAAAGTGGCTCCTCAGGGCCGCGAGGACCCTAATCTTGGATCTCAGGAGGTCCCCCGCAGTGTCATAATGcaagtgccagagagaattgtgATTTCAG GAGACAGTAATGACCCCCAGTACCCCAGACCCAGGGACCTGGACCTAATCCAGTCAACACCACTAGAATCCCTTTCACTGAAGACTCCACCCAGAGTCCTCACCCTCAGTGACCGACCGTTGGACTTCttagaagaggagcagcagtccGCTCCAGACAGTGAGGAGGTG TCGCAGCCTCAGACACGAGCACGCCGGGAACGCTCAGCCAGTGAGAATGCAGCTGCCCGTCAGAACAATCAGCTGATGCGCAACGATTCTGC CAAACCATCCCCGCGAGGGGGGTCGGCCTCGAGCTCCAACCCCCCGCATGACTCCAG GCTCGCACTGTCAACGTATGAAGCCACGCTGGACGCGGGGCCCGACGACATGACCGTGGTGGATGCCACAACGCTACGGCGTCAG CTCATCAAGTTGAACCGAAGGCTGCAGCACTTGGAAGAGGAGAACAAAGAGCGAACGAAGCGAGAGATGATCCTGTACTCGGTCACCGTAGCTTTCTGGCTCGTCAACACCTGGGTGTGGTTGCGACGTTGA
- the mffa gene encoding mitochondrial fission factor homolog B isoform X2 yields MNGAAFPSPMAEMAEMNRIQYELDYTEGISQRMRIPEMLKVAPQGREDPNLGSQEVPRSVIMQVPERIVISGDSNDPQYPRPRDLDLIQSTPLESLSLKTPPRVLTLSDRPLDFLEEEQQSAPDSEESQPQTRARRERSASENAAARQNNQLMRNDSAAAPSPPATVHPCPPLTVTEEEHSLYSPSGVLSFLQSTTRRAYQQVLEVLDENPRSKPSPRGGSASSSNPPHDSRLALSTYEATLDAGPDDMTVVDATTLRRQLIKLNRRLQHLEEENKERTKREMILYSVTVAFWLVNTWVWLRR; encoded by the exons ATGAACGGGGCGGCATTCCCTTCCCCCATGGCGGAGATGGCAGAGATGAATCGTATCCAGTATGAGCTGGACTACACCGAAGGGATCAGCCAGAGGATGCGCATCCCTGAGATGCTCAAAGTGGCTCCTCAGGGCCGCGAGGACCCTAATCTTGGATCTCAGGAGGTCCCCCGCAGTGTCATAATGcaagtgccagagagaattgtgATTTCAG GAGACAGTAATGACCCCCAGTACCCCAGACCCAGGGACCTGGACCTAATCCAGTCAACACCACTAGAATCCCTTTCACTGAAGACTCCACCCAGAGTCCTCACCCTCAGTGACCGACCGTTGGACTTCttagaagaggagcagcagtccGCTCCAGACAGTGAGGAG TCGCAGCCTCAGACACGAGCACGCCGGGAACGCTCAGCCAGTGAGAATGCAGCTGCCCGTCAGAACAATCAGCTGATGCGCAACGATTCTGC TGCGGCCCCGTCCCCCCCAGCCACTGTCCACCCTTGCCCCCCTCTCACCGTGACCGAAGAAGAACACAGCCTGTACAGCCCTAGCGGGGTTTTATCTTTCCTCCAGTCCACGACACGTCGGGCCTACCAGCAGGTCCTGGAGGTCTTGGACGAGAACCCTCGCAG CAAACCATCCCCGCGAGGGGGGTCGGCCTCGAGCTCCAACCCCCCGCATGACTCCAG GCTCGCACTGTCAACGTATGAAGCCACGCTGGACGCGGGGCCCGACGACATGACCGTGGTGGATGCCACAACGCTACGGCGTCAG CTCATCAAGTTGAACCGAAGGCTGCAGCACTTGGAAGAGGAGAACAAAGAGCGAACGAAGCGAGAGATGATCCTGTACTCGGTCACCGTAGCTTTCTGGCTCGTCAACACCTGGGTGTGGTTGCGACGTTGA
- the mrpl44 gene encoding large ribosomal subunit protein mL44 has product MASGYILNRGVLTLGIHCQRVCRNVSLSQVREKKRWMKAYTYLMAKKLKLEGPSPPKPRSQQPHWDHHAEVQAFSSRLHENFSLEVLKTAFINPCYLQAEHRRRQGLAVGAEATALALEDNVQLRERGESFTRSFLTDWCTASFPVLPSDGVESVARHLAGSEVVTYVARNLGVDDLAMSADCPVPDDVLHSTFMAVVGALLESSGPERTGLFLRDFLGPQLIGKDLFDMWTVVNPMGLLVEELTKRNVALPEPRLIRAAGASTVLPLYFVGLYSNKKLLAQGPGETLAAAEEEAARVALRILYGYTENRRPLDFSPLQQHQQPLIQSISSN; this is encoded by the exons ATGGCGTCCGGATACATACTAAATCGTGGTGTGCTAACGTTGGGAATTCATTGCCAGCGTGTTTGCAGAAACGTGTCATTATCTCAGGTTAGAGAGAAGAAGCGATGGATGAAGGCGTACACATACCTCATGGCCAAGAAGTTAAAGCTGGAAGGACCCTCGCCACCGAAGCCCAG GTCTCAACAGCCTCACTGGGATCACCACGCCGAGGTTCAGGCGTTCAGCAGCCGCCTCCACGAGAACTTCTCCCTTGAGGTGCTGAAGACGGCCTTCATCAATCCGTGTTACCTGCAGGCGGAGCACAGGAGGAGACAGGGGCTGGCCGTGGGAGCCGAGGCCACTGCCCTTGCTCTGGAAGATAATGTTCAGCTCCGTGAAAGGGGAGAGAGCTTCACCAGGAGCTTCCTGACCGACTGGTGCACGGCCAGCTTCCCGGTCCTGCCGAGCGACGGGGTGGAAAGCGTCGCGAGGCACCTCGCCGGTTCGGAAGTTGTGACCTACGTAGCGAGAAATCTTGGCGTTGATGACTTGGCCATGAGTGCGGACTGTCCTGTTCCCGACGACGTGCTTCATTCCACGTTCATGGCGGTGGTTGGAGCTCTACTGGAGAGCAGTGGACCAGAGAGAACTGGATTGTTCCTCAGG GATTTCCTGGGCCCTCAGCTGATCGGGAAGGACCTGTTTGATATGTGGACAGTAGTCAACCCCATgggactgttggtggaggagCTTACTAAGAGGAACGTTGCGCTGCCGGAGCCTCGCCTCATCAGGGCGGCTGGAGCCAGTACTGTCCTGCCACTATACTTTGTTGGCCTGTACAG CAACAAGAAGCTTCTGGCTCAGGGTCCAGGAGAGACACTTGCAGCAGCTGAGGAAGAGGCAGCTCGAGTGGCCCTCCGGATACTCTACGGCTACACCGAGAACCGCAGACCCCTTGACTTCTCTCCACTacaacagcatcagcagccaTTAATTCAATCAATTAGCAGCAACTAA
- the mffa gene encoding mitochondrial fission factor homolog B isoform X4: MNGAAFPSPMAEMAEMNRIQYELDYTEGISQRMRIPEMLKVAPQGREDPNLGSQEVPRSVIMQVPERIVISGDSNDPQYPRPRDLDLIQSTPLESLSLKTPPRVLTLSDRPLDFLEEEQQSAPDSEESQPQTRARRERSASENAAARQNNQLMRNDSAKPSPRGGSASSSNPPHDSRLALSTYEATLDAGPDDMTVVDATTLRRQLIKLNRRLQHLEEENKERTKREMILYSVTVAFWLVNTWVWLRR; the protein is encoded by the exons ATGAACGGGGCGGCATTCCCTTCCCCCATGGCGGAGATGGCAGAGATGAATCGTATCCAGTATGAGCTGGACTACACCGAAGGGATCAGCCAGAGGATGCGCATCCCTGAGATGCTCAAAGTGGCTCCTCAGGGCCGCGAGGACCCTAATCTTGGATCTCAGGAGGTCCCCCGCAGTGTCATAATGcaagtgccagagagaattgtgATTTCAG GAGACAGTAATGACCCCCAGTACCCCAGACCCAGGGACCTGGACCTAATCCAGTCAACACCACTAGAATCCCTTTCACTGAAGACTCCACCCAGAGTCCTCACCCTCAGTGACCGACCGTTGGACTTCttagaagaggagcagcagtccGCTCCAGACAGTGAGGAG TCGCAGCCTCAGACACGAGCACGCCGGGAACGCTCAGCCAGTGAGAATGCAGCTGCCCGTCAGAACAATCAGCTGATGCGCAACGATTCTGC CAAACCATCCCCGCGAGGGGGGTCGGCCTCGAGCTCCAACCCCCCGCATGACTCCAG GCTCGCACTGTCAACGTATGAAGCCACGCTGGACGCGGGGCCCGACGACATGACCGTGGTGGATGCCACAACGCTACGGCGTCAG CTCATCAAGTTGAACCGAAGGCTGCAGCACTTGGAAGAGGAGAACAAAGAGCGAACGAAGCGAGAGATGATCCTGTACTCGGTCACCGTAGCTTTCTGGCTCGTCAACACCTGGGTGTGGTTGCGACGTTGA
- the dnaaf1 gene encoding dynein axonemal assembly factor 1: MSTPEAQEKMQDEVGRATKKDCGGAGITSTSKDKAEAMITHGAEETNNKRQSPLQEAKGKDSGQQMTKTFLKKHCKKNNLYSTPHLNDALYLHFKGLSAIENLEEYTGLKCLWLESNGLRRIENLDAQTELRSLFLQHNLIYKLENLEPLRKLSTLNVSNNYIRVVENISCLPGLSSLQIAHNKLETVGDVEHLSRCLALSTLDMSHNLLNDPEILSVLEAMPELRTLNLIGNEVVKKIPNYRKTTIVRLKQLTYLDDRPVFPKDRACAEAWAVGGLAGERKEREQWDTRERKKILDSLDAMAEIRRAAWERRRLREQQETGAEAFTTTETTCEENDTQRLTSPNGEKIQSFVRDCLDAQDEGFLHSRSTEGSWEHQSNCGNLEAGQPGHGFQRDPVEKDDQEKSQVEQPVTEEKEVVNPENSAGVQESVTGKALDREKAQCDKQQQNESWRIQIVGSQAVNTSESADRKPPPLLRAVPPKADGSVPARGPGPLVTELEDEVQLETIHLPPHRSLRVDDLPDLEDADTDTFSPQRALIEVISGGSEEDGPNGNRGEGIPTAGSDEKSEFLMSDCSKSAEGRSSSPSLVYPEDEEALETSILEPAGKSKSNHTSSPPRRLIEELD, encoded by the exons ATGTCAACACCTGAAGCCCAGGAAAAGATGCAAGATGAAGTGGGGAGAGCGACCAAAAAGGATTGTGGAGGTGCCGGAATAACTTCCACCAGCAAAGATAAAGCGGAGGCCATGATAACGCACGGAGCTGAAGAAACCAACAACAAGCGGCAAAGCCCACTACAAGAGGCAAAGGGAAAAGACTCAGGGCAACAAATGACAAAGACGTTCCTGAAAAAACACTGTAAGAAAAATAACCTTTACTCAACACCACACCTGAACGACGCACTGTACCTGCATTTCAAAGGTCTATCCGCCATTGAGAACCTAGAGGAGTACACGGGACTGAAGTGTCTCTGGCTGGAAAGCAATGGGCTTCGACGCATTGAGAATCTGGATGCCCAGACTGAACTGCGCTCCTTGTTCCTTCAGCACAACCTCATTTACAAGCTGGAAAACCTTGAACCACTGCGAAAGCTCTCCACCCTGAACGTCTCCAACAACTACATACGCGTCGTTGAGAACATCTCCTGCCTCCCTGGCCTGAGCAGTCTGCAGATAGCCCACAACAAGCTGGAGACCGTGGGAGACGTGGAGCATCTGAGCCGGTGTCTGGCCCTCAGCACGCTGGACATGTCTCACAACCTGTTAAACGACCCTGAGATCCTCTCGGTACTTGAGGCCATGCCGGAGCTGCGCACGCTCAATCTAATTGGAAATGAGGTggtgaaaaaaatcccaaactaCAGGAAGACCACGATAGTGCGTCTCAAGCAGCTCACCTACCTGGACGATCGCCCCGTGTTCCCCAAGGACAGGGCCTGTGCAGAGGCCTGGGCAGTGGGGGGGCTGGCAGGGGAGCgcaaagagagagagcaatGGGACACTCGCGAGAGGAAGAAAATTCTGGACAGTTTGGACGCCATGGCAGAGATTCGGAGGGCCGCCTGGGAGAGACGACGCCTCCGAGAACAGCAGGAGACAG GGGCCGAGGCTTTCACCACTACAGAGACTACATGTGAGGAAAACGACACCCAGCGTCTGACTTCGCCCAACGGAGAGAAGATCCAGTCCTTTGTGAGGGACTGCCTGGATGCCCAGGACGAGGGGTTCTTGCACAGCCGATCCACAGAGGGATCCTGGGAACACCAGTCCAACTGTGGGAATCTAGAAGCAGGGCAGCCAGGTCACGGCTTCCAGAGGGATCCGGTCGAGAAGGACGACCAGGAGAAATCACAGGTCGAGCAGCCCGTGACGGAAGAGAAAGAGGTTGTGAATCCAGAGAATTCAGCAGGAGTCCAAGAGAGCGTTACGGGAAAGGCGCTGGATAGAGAAAAAGCACAAtgtgacaaacaacaacaaaatgagtCTTGGAGAATCCAGATTGTTGGAAGTCAGGCGGTGAACACGAGCGAGTCGGCTGACAGGAAACCGCCTCCTCTGCTCAGGGCCGTTCCCCCCAAAGCTGACGGGTCGGTACCAGCACGCGGTCCCGGACCGCTGGTCACGGAGCTGGAGGACGAAGTCCAGCTGGAAACCATCCATCTGCCGCCGCACCGCTCGCTGCGCGTTGATGACCTGCCCGACCTGGAGGACGCGGACACGGACACCTTCTCTCCTCAGAGAGCCCTGATAGAGGTCATATCCGGAGGCAGTGAGGAGGACGGTCCAAACGGGAATCGGGGCGAAGGCATCCCGACCGCTGGTTCAGATGAAAAGTCAGAGTTCTTAATGAGCGACTGCAGCAAATCAGCTGAGGGGCGAAGCAGTTCTCCATCACTGGTGTATCCAGAAGACGAGGAGGCTCTTGAGACGTCTATTTTAGAACCAGCGGGAAAGTCCAAATCGaaccacacatcttctccaCCCCGCCGCCTGATTGAGGAGCTTGACTGA
- the mffa gene encoding mitochondrial fission factor homolog B isoform X5 has protein sequence MNGAAFPSPMAEMAEMNRIQYELDYTEGISQRMRIPEMLKVAPQGREDPNLGSQEVPRSVIMQVPERIVISGDSNDPQYPRPRDLDLIQSTPLESLSLKTPPRVLTLSDRPLDFLEEEQQSAPDSEEVSQPQTRARRERSASENAAARQNNQLMRNDSALALSTYEATLDAGPDDMTVVDATTLRRQLIKLNRRLQHLEEENKERTKREMILYSVTVAFWLVNTWVWLRR, from the exons ATGAACGGGGCGGCATTCCCTTCCCCCATGGCGGAGATGGCAGAGATGAATCGTATCCAGTATGAGCTGGACTACACCGAAGGGATCAGCCAGAGGATGCGCATCCCTGAGATGCTCAAAGTGGCTCCTCAGGGCCGCGAGGACCCTAATCTTGGATCTCAGGAGGTCCCCCGCAGTGTCATAATGcaagtgccagagagaattgtgATTTCAG GAGACAGTAATGACCCCCAGTACCCCAGACCCAGGGACCTGGACCTAATCCAGTCAACACCACTAGAATCCCTTTCACTGAAGACTCCACCCAGAGTCCTCACCCTCAGTGACCGACCGTTGGACTTCttagaagaggagcagcagtccGCTCCAGACAGTGAGGAGGTG TCGCAGCCTCAGACACGAGCACGCCGGGAACGCTCAGCCAGTGAGAATGCAGCTGCCCGTCAGAACAATCAGCTGATGCGCAACGATTCTGC GCTCGCACTGTCAACGTATGAAGCCACGCTGGACGCGGGGCCCGACGACATGACCGTGGTGGATGCCACAACGCTACGGCGTCAG CTCATCAAGTTGAACCGAAGGCTGCAGCACTTGGAAGAGGAGAACAAAGAGCGAACGAAGCGAGAGATGATCCTGTACTCGGTCACCGTAGCTTTCTGGCTCGTCAACACCTGGGTGTGGTTGCGACGTTGA